A window from uncultured Desulfobacter sp. encodes these proteins:
- the ispF gene encoding 2-C-methyl-D-erythritol 2,4-cyclodiphosphate synthase — protein MQIRVGTGTDVHELVAGTKLVIGGVEIDHPMGLKGHSDADVLLHAVCDALLGAAGLGDIGEHFPDTDPAYKGMDSTRFLDICNGEIQDKGFMVGNLDCTIFAQAPKMSPHKNAMAHCIARVLGISPDCVNIKATTTEHLGFIGRKEGIAAQATVLLYTNES, from the coding sequence ATGCAGATACGGGTGGGTACAGGAACCGATGTCCATGAACTGGTGGCAGGGACTAAACTTGTCATCGGCGGGGTTGAGATTGATCATCCCATGGGGTTGAAAGGGCATTCGGATGCGGATGTTTTGCTCCATGCAGTATGTGATGCCCTTTTGGGTGCCGCAGGTTTAGGCGACATCGGAGAACATTTCCCGGATACGGACCCGGCATATAAAGGGATGGACTCCACCCGGTTTCTGGATATATGCAACGGTGAAATTCAGGATAAAGGGTTTATGGTCGGCAATCTGGACTGCACCATATTTGCCCAGGCCCCGAAGATGAGTCCCCATAAAAATGCCATGGCCCATTGTATCGCCCGGGTACTTGGCATATCCCCGGACTGTGTGAACATCAAGGCCACCACCACCGAGCATTTGGGATTTATCGGCAGAAAAGAGGGCATTGCAGCCCAGGCCACGGTACTGCTGTATACAAATGAAAGTTAA
- a CDS encoding potassium channel family protein has product MLPCLFFVWQAYFYTLEEHMLMASAVLQAMFLSYISLLIVLFIFRAPVVTRDVVAAALVVYLFSAMLFAKLYLILELAYPGSFSVAHDTIRDNPGILKYFSMVTLSTLGYGDLSPINDKSQTLAGMEAIFGQIYLAVLIARLVGMQALPNSKK; this is encoded by the coding sequence ATGCTGCCTTGCCTGTTTTTTGTTTGGCAGGCATATTTTTATACCCTTGAAGAACATATGCTCATGGCGTCCGCCGTGCTCCAGGCCATGTTTCTATCCTACATATCTCTATTGATCGTCCTGTTTATTTTTCGAGCACCCGTCGTGACCCGGGACGTGGTTGCGGCTGCCCTGGTGGTGTATCTGTTTTCTGCCATGCTCTTTGCCAAGTTGTATTTGATACTGGAATTGGCATATCCGGGATCGTTTTCCGTTGCACACGACACCATCCGCGACAACCCGGGAATTTTGAAATATTTTTCCATGGTAACCCTGTCCACACTGGGATACGGTGATTTGTCTCCCATTAATGATAAATCCCAGACTCTGGCCGGCATGGAGGCCATATTCGGCCAGATTTATCTGGCTGTTCTCATTGCGCGGCTGGTGGGGATGCAGGCGCTTCCCAATTCAAAAAAATAG
- a CDS encoding CGGC domain-containing protein — protein sequence MTKVGLIRCEKNETRCPLTNCFKTMIETTQGFAGYDACTPAGVFTCRCPGDNVADMAKILKSKGAQAIHLCTCAFASKTEDGWDKTKGGFCPDIEKIAANVSKASGLPCTLGTAHLPKDYSPVTFE from the coding sequence ATGACAAAAGTCGGACTGATCCGGTGCGAAAAAAATGAAACCAGATGTCCTTTGACCAATTGTTTTAAGACAATGATTGAAACCACCCAAGGGTTTGCGGGGTATGATGCCTGTACCCCGGCAGGGGTCTTTACCTGCCGGTGCCCCGGGGACAATGTGGCGGATATGGCAAAAATTCTTAAATCAAAAGGGGCCCAGGCCATTCACCTGTGCACCTGTGCATTTGCATCCAAAACCGAAGACGGGTGGGACAAAACCAAGGGCGGATTCTGCCCGGACATTGAAAAGATCGCGGCAAATGTCTCCAAGGCTTCGGGCCTGCCCTGTACCCTGGGAACAGCCCACCTGCCCAAGGATTATTCTCCGGTCACCTTTGAGTAA
- a CDS encoding NifB/NifX family molybdenum-iron cluster-binding protein, whose amino-acid sequence MKVAISAYGRDLDAEVNPRFGRCDFLLIVDTDTMAYESFDNESMNLTGGAGIQTASFVISKGVQAVLTGSCGPNAMEVFNAAGVAVYPGQAGTVAQAVARLKNNELTSVTQATAQEKSGMNSGPASQRPAADPNSQAPGMGGGRGMGGGRGMGGGGRGMGGCGRGMGGGGGRGMGGGGGMGRRQ is encoded by the coding sequence ATGAAAGTCGCAATCAGCGCGTATGGCCGGGACCTGGATGCGGAGGTCAATCCCAGGTTCGGCAGGTGTGATTTTCTTTTGATCGTTGATACCGATACCATGGCTTATGAGAGCTTTGATAATGAAAGCATGAATCTGACAGGAGGCGCCGGCATTCAGACGGCCTCCTTTGTGATCTCCAAAGGTGTCCAGGCTGTCTTGACCGGCAGCTGCGGTCCCAATGCCATGGAGGTGTTTAATGCCGCAGGCGTGGCTGTCTATCCGGGTCAGGCCGGTACCGTGGCCCAGGCCGTGGCCCGGTTGAAAAACAATGAACTGACAAGCGTGACCCAGGCTACAGCCCAAGAAAAGTCCGGCATGAATTCGGGGCCTGCGTCCCAAAGACCCGCGGCAGACCCCAATTCCCAGGCCCCCGGCATGGGGGGAGGTAGAGGTATGGGCGGTGGCCGCGGCATGGGCGGCGGTGGTCGAGGTATGGGCGGCTGCGGCCGTGGCATGGGTGGCGGCGGCGGTCGCGGAATGGGCGGCGGAGGCGGCATGGGCCGACGGCAGTAG
- a CDS encoding HAD-IIB family hydrolase, with product MPHSSQTLVFTDLDGTLLDHDTYGFDPALPALAMLAQKKIPVILNSSKTLVEILKIRSVLGNCHPFIAENGSVVAVPEQIFPGLARKGPLFQDQYGLMVKRLGGDRKAVLETLRRLRQTHDYSFEGFADMNPARLSQVTGLTEDQAIQAGQRLSTEPILWQDTPEQWEAFAGHLADAGLGWVQGGRFISISRPFDKKDGVACLMDLYTAETGRVPFTIGLGDSPNDQAMLDMMDIAVVIRSARCDQITLNRAQTVIRTTAKGPEGWQEAMDTIFNTPRRH from the coding sequence ATGCCACATAGCAGCCAAACTCTTGTATTCACAGATCTTGACGGCACCCTTCTGGACCATGATACCTATGGGTTCGACCCGGCACTGCCGGCCCTGGCCATGCTTGCCCAGAAAAAAATTCCCGTCATCCTTAATTCCAGTAAAACCCTGGTTGAAATACTCAAAATTCGCAGCGTACTTGGCAATTGCCATCCGTTTATTGCGGAAAACGGCTCTGTGGTGGCAGTGCCGGAACAGATATTTCCCGGCCTTGCCCGAAAAGGCCCTCTATTTCAAGACCAGTATGGGCTTATGGTTAAACGGCTTGGCGGCGACAGAAAAGCGGTGTTAGAAACATTGCGCCGTTTGCGGCAGACACATGATTATTCCTTTGAAGGCTTTGCCGATATGAATCCTGCCCGGCTTTCCCAGGTCACAGGATTGACCGAAGATCAAGCCATACAAGCAGGGCAACGCCTGAGCACCGAACCCATTCTCTGGCAGGATACCCCTGAACAGTGGGAGGCCTTTGCCGGTCATCTTGCCGACGCCGGCCTTGGCTGGGTCCAGGGGGGGCGATTTATCTCCATATCCCGGCCCTTTGATAAAAAGGACGGGGTGGCCTGCCTGATGGATCTTTATACCGCAGAGACCGGCAGAGTTCCCTTCACCATCGGTCTCGGGGACAGCCCCAATGACCAGGCCATGCTGGATATGATGGACATTGCGGTGGTGATCCGGTCTGCCCGCTGTGATCAAATTACATTAAACCGGGCGCAAACCGTTATCCGAACCACCGCAAAAGGCCCCGAAGGGTGGCAGGAGGCCATGGACACGATTTTCAATACACCAAGGAGGCACTAA